A genome region from Wielerella bovis includes the following:
- a CDS encoding exodeoxyribonuclease III: protein MRIISANVNGIRSAYKKGFLEYMAQSGADIVCVQELKAQEADLSADMQNPHGMHGVWHCAEKRGYSGVAIYSKRTPDNVQIGMGVAEFDREGRFVRADFGRLSVISLYLPSGTSAPERQELKYRFMDAFYPMLRDLLAEGRDVVVCGDWNIAHQNIDIKNWKGNQKNSGFLPEEREWIGNVIAKLGWVDMWRTLYPDVAGYTWWSNRGQAYAKDVGWRIDYHMVSPNLAAKAQAAHVYKAEKFSDHAPLVVDYAYDI from the coding sequence ATGCGAATTATCTCTGCCAACGTCAATGGCATTCGTTCGGCGTATAAAAAAGGATTTTTGGAATATATGGCGCAATCGGGCGCAGATATTGTCTGCGTGCAAGAATTAAAAGCGCAAGAAGCGGATTTGTCGGCGGATATGCAAAATCCGCACGGCATGCATGGCGTGTGGCATTGTGCGGAAAAACGCGGTTACAGCGGCGTAGCGATTTACAGCAAACGCACGCCAGATAACGTCCAAATCGGCATGGGCGTGGCAGAATTTGACCGCGAAGGACGATTTGTCCGTGCCGATTTTGGACGATTGAGCGTGATTTCTTTGTATTTGCCCAGCGGCACTTCCGCGCCTGAACGCCAAGAATTGAAATATCGTTTTATGGACGCGTTTTATCCGATGTTGCGCGATTTGTTGGCAGAAGGACGCGATGTGGTGGTGTGCGGCGACTGGAATATCGCGCATCAAAATATTGATATTAAAAATTGGAAAGGCAATCAGAAAAATTCTGGATTTTTGCCCGAAGAGCGTGAATGGATTGGCAATGTCATCGCCAAATTGGGTTGGGTGGATATGTGGCGCACTTTGTATCCAGATGTGGCGGGTTATACTTGGTGGAGCAATCGTGGGCAGGCATACGCAAAAGATGTTGGTTGGCGGATTGATTACCATATGGTGTCGCCCAATTTAGCCGCCAAAGCGCAAGCCGCACATGTTTATAAAGCAGAAAAATTTTCTGACCACGCGCCGTTGGTGGTGGATTATGCTTATGATATTTGA